The Sulfurimonas hongkongensis genomic interval AATTATACACTAGTTGGTTTTTTAGTCCTTTTTGGTGTTACTTTGATGAGTGCCTTTACTTACTGGTTGCTAAAGCCAACAATGGATGAAGATACACAAAAGTACAATATACTCTTTAATGAGTCTGTTTTGGGTCTAAATATAGATTCGGCTGTAAAATTTAGAGGCATAGATGTAGGTAAAGTTACAGGACTTAGGATAAATCCAAAAGATTCCGAGCAAGTTGAAGTGCAGGTAACCATCTTAAAGACTACTCCTATAAAAGAGACCACAGTGGCAAAACTTACATCTCAAGGAATTACAGGACTTAGCTATATAAATCTTAGTTTAGGCGATAAGGACTCTCCAAGGCTTGTTGCAAAAGAGGGTGAAGAGTATCCAGTTATAAAGGCTGAGTCATCATTCTTAGAGAAGCTTGAAGAGTCATTTGGAAGTGTCTCAACAAAACTATCTATAATTCTAAGCAGGGCAGAAAGATTGCTAGATGAGAAAAACCAAAAAGAGATAACATCTATACTAGAGTCAAGTGCATCTTTTATGAAAAAGATGGACAGACTTATGAGTGAGGAGGCAATAGTCAACCTTCACTCATCACTTAAAAACCTAAATAGTGCATCTGAAAAACTAGACTTGATGATGCCAAAAGTTGATAAACTTATAGATAATAGCATAGAGTGGGAAGATAAAATCTCTAGCTCTTTAGAGTCTATTATGAACAGTTATCTTGGTATTGAAGAGGCTATGTATAAGTTTAAAAAAGCAATCGAAAATGGCGAGTTTAATCTAAAAGATATAACTAGTGATGTAGTTCCAACTGTAAACAACGCATTCCTTGAATTTGAGTATCTTATTATTAGGCTAAAAGAGACACTAAATCAATATGAGAGAAGTCCAAGCGATATACTCTTTATGAAAGAAGAGATTAAAAAAGGTCCAGGAGAAAAATGATGAAAAAAATCTATCTTATAGCTATACTGATGTTTTTACTCTCAGGTTGTTCCATCACAAGGCCAGCTATTACTGAGTATAGACTATCTTTAAAAGATTTCAGTTCAAAAAACTATCCCAACTCTTGCAAAGACAAGTCTTTAAAGGTATCCTCAGCTTTTAGCTCAAACTCGCTTATGACGTTAGAGATGAACTATATGCAAGACAGACATAAAATCTACTCATACTCTCAGTCACGATGGAACAACTCACCAAACCAAGAGATATCATCACAAATATTTTCAGCTCTAAGAGATGCAAAGATATTTGATAGTGTACATAATGCAAAATCAAGGAACAAGAGTGATTTGATATTAGAGATAAATATACAAGACTTTATGCAGTATTACAGTGATGATTTGAGTGCATCTTATGTTAATATAGCTATTTGTTTTACCCTTATAGATGCAAAAACAAACAAAACCATGGCTACCAAAAGTTTTAGTGCAAAAAAAGATGTTAAAAGCCTAGATGCAGCTGGTGGAGTTGAAGCTCTAGATACTGCACTTGGAGAGATTATAGATGAAAGTTTAGATTTTCTTAGTGGAGTTTGTTTATGATAAAAGAGAGTGAGTATAAAAAAAGAAGAGAAAAATTAGCAAAAAAACTTTTAAATAATTCGGTTACACTTCTTGCAAGTTCAAAGCCAAAAGTTCGCTCAAACGATACTAACTATCCATATAGACAAGATAGTAACTTCTACTATCTTACAGGATTCAAAGAAGACAATGCTTGTTTGGTTTTTTTAAAGTCAAGCAAAAAAATAAAAACAATACTCTTTGTACAAAAAAAAGATACACAAGAAGAGCTTTGGAATGGCAAAAGACTCGGAGTTGTTGAAGCAAAAAAGAGATTTTTAGTTGATGAAGTAAGGGTTAGTTCTAACTTTAAAGAGAGCATCGAAGAGTTTTGTAAAGATAAGAAAAATCTCTATTATGATTTTTCTAAAAAAATTCCAAAGATAAAAAAGAGCCTTAAGAGCTCTTTTGATGCACACTATGATATCTCGCCTTTTATAAAAGAGATGAGACTTATAAAATCAAAAGCAGAGATAAAACTTATAAAAAAAGCTATTAAAATCACAAAAAAAGCTCATCATAATGCGATGAAATTTAACAAAGATAACAGAGGAGAAAGCGATCTTCTTGCAAAAATAGAGTACACATTTAAAAAAAATGGAGCCTATAGCGATGCTTACACTTCCGTAGTCGCCTGCGCAGATAATGCAAACACCCTTCATTACATTTCAAATAATAAAGAGTTAAAAAATAGAGAGCTTATACTTATAGATGCTGGGTGTGAGTATGAGTACTATGCGAGTGATATCACAAGAACAATTCCCGTAGATGGTAAGTATACAAAGGCTCAAAAAGAGCTTTATGAGTTAGTTTTAGATACTCAAAAACAAGTTATAAAGATGATAAAACCTAAAGTTTTAAGAAGTGAATTGCAGAAAAAAGCAGAAATTTTACTTGTAGATGGAATGATAAAACTTGGCATCATTAGTGGTAAGAGAGACAAACTTATAAAAAGATTAAAACATAAAAAATACTATCCACATGGAATAGGTCACTGGATGGGACTAGATGTTCATGACGCGGCACCCTATTTTGATGAAAATAAAAAAGAGATACCTTTGAGAAAAAATATGGTTTTAACGATAGAGCCGGGAATCTATATAAGCAAGGATGATAAGAGTGTGCCAAAGAGGTTTCGTGGGATTGGAATCCGCATAGAAGATGATATACAAGTCACTAAAAACTCTCATAAAAATCTATCAAAAAAAATAGTAAAGAGTGTAGAGGAGATAGAGACAATGAGTCGCAGAACTTGTAAGCTTTAAAGCCCCACAGTGGAAAATGTGCCATTGATTAGCTCCTAAAAGCCTTTATCCCTGGTTTTAAGACTCTCTGGCTAAGAGTTATACTTGTAACTCCAACCTGTAAGTTTATGCTCTTTTGTCTCTATAAACCCATCACTATCAGCTAAAAAGTCCATTACATGCATAAGAGCATAAGGGATACTTCGCTGGTCTTCTGGTTTGACTAAAAGTAGTGGCATGGCCGTATCTTGTTGACTCATAGAAAAACCTACTGACATAAGCTGACTCATAATCTCTTTAGGGTTTTTGATACTGTTTTCCTTTAAAAACTTCTCAAAAACTGCATCTTTTATATCTTTTGGTAACTCATCACTAGTGTTTAAAAAGATAGTAAAGTGAATGGGAGTATCAATAAAATGGCTAGGTGCAGGCGTTGCCATAATTATATACTCTACATTTTTAAGATGTGCTTCTATCTCTTGGTGTTCATAATATTTATCTGTGTTTATAGCCTTTGCAATCAACTTTTTTGTTCCTTTGCATCTTCTATCTCTTGTTGGTGCTTAGCCATAAGAAGTCTTATTTCATCCATAGCTTGTGGAGAGACGTTGTCATCTTTGCTCCATTTAACTTCATCAATATGACCACCATAATCAGCACCAAAATCTTCTATTTTTTGTAAAAACTCATCCATATCTAAGCAGTTGTGACTCCTCCCAACTACAGTGTCTTTTAGCACAATATACCAGTCTAGCTTTTCATCAACTTTTATAACCGCCTCGAAGATTACGCTCATTTACTTTACTCCTCTTGAAGTATCAGTAAAACTCTTTGCAAAACTCTCCAAATCTTTTTTCTTTAAGTCGCCATTATAAACTATATTTCTTGGATCTATATTGTCATCATTTAGCATTTTTGGAACCACGTCTGCATTGTTTATAACTTCCATATGAGCATCTAGTTCATCTTCACTATAAGCCATCTGCATATCAGCAGATATTACATGAGGAATAGCCTCTATGACTGAGAGTTTTTTCAACTCCTCTTCAACGCCCGTGCCTTCTATAGTAATAATTATTCTTCCTATTTCATCATGCAGGTGATAATCACAAACCTCACAACTCTTTAGACTCTCTACAACTTCTTCTAGATATTTTGGTAGACACTTAACTACTATACTTGATATATTCATACTATTTTCCTTTTTTTTCATAAATGATTTTTCTTATGTTTTCGCCGTTTTCTTCGCGCATTTTATCATACAATCTTTGATATTTGAACTTTTCGTCTCGACTAATCGGGCTTCTAATAGATTTGTATTCAACTAATTTACCATCTTTAAAAACTCCAGAGACAATAGCCTCAACCCAGTAGTAGCCTTTGTCCTTTCGCAAATTTTTGATAACACCTCTCCACTGCTCACCGTTATGAAGAGCCTCCCACAACTCACTAAAAACAATGCTTGGCATATCTGGATGCCTTACAATACTGTGAGGTTTTCCTAGAAGCTCATCTTCTTCATATCCACTTATCTCGCAAAATGTCTCATTTGCATATGTGATATTTCCATCTAAGTCAGTTCTTGAGATGATTATCTCTTCTAAGGGAACCTCAGTCTCAAACAAAAACTCACTTTCGTTGTATTGCATGCTCATCCTTTTAATTGATTTTATAGTAGTTTAGAGTTGTTGAATCACTACCTATAAAAAATTCTTTTTCATTTAAAAAAAGAATTTTTGAAATAGTTCCTTTGTTCCCTCCAAAATGA includes:
- a CDS encoding ABC-type transport auxiliary lipoprotein family protein — translated: MKKIYLIAILMFLLSGCSITRPAITEYRLSLKDFSSKNYPNSCKDKSLKVSSAFSSNSLMTLEMNYMQDRHKIYSYSQSRWNNSPNQEISSQIFSALRDAKIFDSVHNAKSRNKSDLILEINIQDFMQYYSDDLSASYVNIAICFTLIDAKTNKTMATKSFSAKKDVKSLDAAGGVEALDTALGEIIDESLDFLSGVCL
- a CDS encoding aminopeptidase P family protein → MIKESEYKKRREKLAKKLLNNSVTLLASSKPKVRSNDTNYPYRQDSNFYYLTGFKEDNACLVFLKSSKKIKTILFVQKKDTQEELWNGKRLGVVEAKKRFLVDEVRVSSNFKESIEEFCKDKKNLYYDFSKKIPKIKKSLKSSFDAHYDISPFIKEMRLIKSKAEIKLIKKAIKITKKAHHNAMKFNKDNRGESDLLAKIEYTFKKNGAYSDAYTSVVACADNANTLHYISNNKELKNRELILIDAGCEYEYYASDITRTIPVDGKYTKAQKELYELVLDTQKQVIKMIKPKVLRSELQKKAEILLVDGMIKLGIISGKRDKLIKRLKHKKYYPHGIGHWMGLDVHDAAPYFDENKKEIPLRKNMVLTIEPGIYISKDDKSVPKRFRGIGIRIEDDIQVTKNSHKNLSKKIVKSVEEIETMSRRTCKL
- a CDS encoding MlaD family protein, whose protein sequence is MNNKVNYTLVGFLVLFGVTLMSAFTYWLLKPTMDEDTQKYNILFNESVLGLNIDSAVKFRGIDVGKVTGLRINPKDSEQVEVQVTILKTTPIKETTVAKLTSQGITGLSYINLSLGDKDSPRLVAKEGEEYPVIKAESSFLEKLEESFGSVSTKLSIILSRAERLLDEKNQKEITSILESSASFMKKMDRLMSEEAIVNLHSSLKNLNSASEKLDLMMPKVDKLIDNSIEWEDKISSSLESIMNSYLGIEEAMYKFKKAIENGEFNLKDITSDVVPTVNNAFLEFEYLIIRLKETLNQYERSPSDILFMKEEIKKGPGEK
- a CDS encoding PAS domain-containing protein produces the protein MQYNESEFLFETEVPLEEIIISRTDLDGNITYANETFCEISGYEEDELLGKPHSIVRHPDMPSIVFSELWEALHNGEQWRGVIKNLRKDKGYYWVEAIVSGVFKDGKLVEYKSIRSPISRDEKFKYQRLYDKMREENGENIRKIIYEKKGK
- a CDS encoding chaperone NapD translates to MNISSIVVKCLPKYLEEVVESLKSCEVCDYHLHDEIGRIIITIEGTGVEEELKKLSVIEAIPHVISADMQMAYSEDELDAHMEVINNADVVPKMLNDDNIDPRNIVYNGDLKKKDLESFAKSFTDTSRGVK